A region of Larimichthys crocea isolate SSNF chromosome X, L_crocea_2.0, whole genome shotgun sequence DNA encodes the following proteins:
- the dnm2b gene encoding dynamin-2 isoform X4, translating into MGNRGMEDLIPLINKLQDAFSSIGQTCNLDLPQIAVVGGQSAGKSSVLENFVGRDFLPRGSGIVTRRPLILQLVNNKAEYAEFLHCKGRKFVDFDEVRLEIEAETDRLTGSNKGISPIPINLRVYSPHVLNLTLIDLPGMTKVAVGDQPHDIEHQIRDMLMQFITKDSCLILAVTPANTDLANSDALKIAKDVDPQGLRTIGVITKLDLMDEGTDARDILENKLLPLRRGYIGVVNRSQKDIDGKKDIRAALAAERKFFLSHPGYRHIAERMGTPHLQKTLNQQLTNHIRDTLPGLRNKLQSQLLSLEKEVEEYKNFRPDDPTRKTKALLQMVQQFGVDFEKCIEGSGDQVDTSNLSGGAKINRIFHERFPFELVKMEFDEKELRKEISYAIKNIHGVRTGLFTPDLAFEAIVKKQIIKLKEPCVKCIDLVIQELINTVRQCTNKLGSYPRLREETERIVTTYVRERDSKTKDQVLLLIDIELSYINTNHEDFIGFANAQQRTAANATKKRVMPNQVIRRGWLTINISIMKGGSKDYWFVLTAESLSWYKDEEEKEKKYMLPLDNLKLRDVEKGFMSSKHVFAIFNTEQRNVYKDLRQIELACDTQEDVDSWKASFLRAGVYPEKDQPESEDAMNSSDTVSMDPQLERQVETIRNLVDSYIGIVNKSIRDLMPKTIMHLMINSAKDFIHSELLAYLYSAGDQGSMMEESPEQAQRRDEMLRMYHALKEALVLIGDISTTTISTPVPPPVDDNWIAKDPSPPPASRAASATAPPPSRPPAARGPTPGPPPPLNPSPAFGAPPVPSRPGPGQTAYAGDPNSVPTIPSRPARVPPALPPGIPRRPPQVPSRPNHW; encoded by the exons ATGGGAAACCGGGGAATGGAAGACCTCATTCCGCTCATCAACAAGCTCCAGGACGCATTCAGCTCCATCGGACAGACCTGCAACTTGGACCTGCCTCAGATAGCGGTCGTCGGCGGCCAGAGCGCAGGGAAGAGCTCGGTGTTGGAGAATTTCGTCGGGAG GGACTTTTTGCCCAGAGGATCTGGCATCGTCACCCGTCGTCCTCTCATCCTCCAGCTGGTTAACAATAAAGCAG AGTATGCAGAGTTCCTGCACTGTAAGGGACGCAAGTTTGTGGACTTTGATGAAGTCCGTCTGGAGATTGAAGCAGAGACTGACCGGCTCACCGGGTCCAACAAGGGAATCTCCCCCATCCCCATCAACCTCCGTGTCTATTCCCCtcatg tgCTGAACCTGACCCTGATCGACCTGCCCGGGATGACCAAAGTGGCCGTGGGAGACCAGCCCCATGACATCGAGCACCAGATCAGGGACATGCTGATGCAGTTCATCACCAAGGACAGCTGTTTGATCCTGGCTGTCACTCCAGCCAACACTGACCTGGCCAACTCTGATGCTCTGAAGATTGCTAAAGACGTGGACCCTCAGG GGCTGAGAACCATTGGTGTGATCACAAAGCTGGACCTGATGGACGAGGGGACGGATGCACGAGACATTCTGGAAAACAAACTACTGCCACTCCGCAGAG GCTACATCGGGGTGGTGAACCGCAGTCAAAAGGACATCGATGGAAAGAAAGACATCCGTGCTGCTTTGGCTGCTGAGAGGAAGTTCTTCCTGTCTCACCCTGGATACAGACACATTGCAGAACGCATGGGCACACCACATCTGCAGAAGACGCTCAATCAG caACTTACCAACCACATCCGTGACACGTTGCCAGGGTTACGCAATAAGCTGCAGAGCCAGCTGTTATCactggagaaggaggtggaggagtacAAAAACTTCCGCCCAGATGATCCCACACGCAAGACCAAGGCATTACTCCa GATGGTGCAGCAGTTTGGCGTGGACTTTGAGAAGTGCATCGAAGGGTCTGGAGATCAGGTGGACACCTCTAATTTGTCTGGTGGAGCGAAGATCAACCGAATCTTTCATGAGCGTTTTCCATTCGAGCTGGTGAAG ATGGAGTTTGACGAGAAGGAGCTGAGGAAAGAGATCAGTTACGCCATCAAGAACATCCACGGTGTCAG GACAGGCCTGTTCACCCCAGACCTGGCATTTGAGGCCATAGTGAAAAAGCAGATCATTAAGCTGAAAGAGCCCTGTGTGAAATGCATCGACCTGGTCATCCAGGAGCTCATCAACACAGTCAGACAGTGCACTAATAAG ctGGGATCGTACCCTCGACTGAgagaagagacggagagaaTCGTCACCACctatgtcagagagagagacagcaagaccaaagaccag gtGCTGCTGTTGATTGACATTGAGCTGTCCTATATCAACACTAACCATGAGGACTTCATTGGATTTGCAAA TGCCCAGCAAAGGACTGCTGCTAATGCCACCAAGAAGAGAGTCATGCCCAATCAG GTGATCCGCAGAGGCTGGCTCACTATCAACATCAGTATCATGAAGGGAGGATCCAAGGACTACTGGTTTGTCCTGACTGCTGAGTCTCTCTCTTGGTACAAAGATGAAGAG gagaaagagaagaagtaCATGCTGCCTCTGGACAACCTGAAGCTGAGAGATGTTGAGAAGGGCTTCATGTCCAGCAAACATGTCTTTGCCATCTTTAATACTGAACAGAG gaaTGTGTATAAAGATCTGCGTCAAATTGAGCTGGCATGTGACACTCAGGAGGACGTCGACAGCTGGAAGGCTTCATTCCTCAGAGCTGGTGTTTACCCTGAGAAAGACCAG CCTGAGAGCGAAGATGCGATGAATTCTAGTGACACCGTGTCCATGGACCCGCAGCTGGAACGGCAGGTGGAGACCATCCGCAACCTTGTGGACTCATACATCGGCATCGTCAACAAGTCCATCAGAGACCTCATGCCCAAGACCATCATGCACCTCATGATCAACAGT GCGAAGGACTTCATCCACTCTGAGCTGCTGGCCTACTTATACTCTGCCGGCGACCAGGGCAGTATGATGGAGGAGTCCCCAGAGCAGGCTCAGAGGAGAGACGAGATGCTGAGGATGTATCATGCTCTGAAAGAGGCCTTGGTCCTCATAGGAGACATCAGCACCACCACTATTTCTACCCCAGTGCCTCCACCAGTAGACGACAACTGGATTGCCAAGGACCCAag tcccCCACCAGCATCCCGTGCTGCTTCAGCAACAGCGCCTCCTCCTAGCAGACCCCCAGCAGCGAGGGGGCCCACTCCTGGTCCTCCACCCCCTCTCAATCCTTCACCAGCATTTGGGGCACCGCCTGTGCCGTCTCGACCCGGCCCCGGCCAAACGGCCTACGCAGGCGATCCCAATTCTGTGCCTACTATCCCCTCCAGGCCGGCCCGTGTGCCTCCTGCGCTCCCACCAGGGATTCCTAG GCGACCCCCACAAGTCCCCTCACGTCCCAACCACTGGTGA
- the dnm2b gene encoding dynamin-2 isoform X2 yields MGNRGMEDLIPLINKLQDAFSSIGQTCNLDLPQIAVVGGQSAGKSSVLENFVGRDFLPRGSGIVTRRPLILQLVNNKAEYAEFLHCKGRKFVDFDEVRLEIEAETDRLTGSNKGISPIPINLRVYSPHVLNLTLIDLPGMTKVAVGDQPHDIEHQIRDMLMQFITKDSCLILAVTPANTDLANSDALKIAKDVDPQGLRTIGVITKLDLMDEGTDARDILENKLLPLRRGYIGVVNRSQKDIDGKKDIRAALAAERKFFLSHPGYRHIAERMGTPHLQKTLNQQLTNHIRDTLPGLRNKLQSQLLSLEKEVEEYKNFRPDDPTRKTKALLQMVQQFGVDFEKCIEGSGDQVDTSNLSGGAKINRIFHERFPFELVKMEFDEKELRKEISYAIKNIHGVRTGLFTPDMAFEAIVKKQIIKLKDPCLKCVDLVVTELVTLIRKCTEKLGSYPRLREETERIVTTYVRERDSKTKDQVLLLIDIELSYINTNHEDFIGFANAQQRTAANATKKRVMPNQVIRRGWLTINISIMKGGSKDYWFVLTAESLSWYKDEEEKEKKYMLPLDNLKLRDVEKGFMSSKHVFAIFNTEQRNVYKDLRQIELACDTQEDVDSWKASFLRAGVYPEKDQPESEDAMNSSDTVSMDPQLERQVETIRNLVDSYIGIVNKSIRDLMPKTIMHLMINSAKDFIHSELLAYLYSAGDQGSMMEESPEQAQRRDEMLRMYHALKEALVLIGDISTTTISTPVPPPVDDNWIAKDPSPPPASRAASATAPPPSRPPAARGPTPGPPPPLNPSPAFGAPPVPSRPGPGQTAYAGDPNSVPTIPSRPARVPPALPPGIPSRRPPAAPNRPTVIRPSEPSLLD; encoded by the exons ATGGGAAACCGGGGAATGGAAGACCTCATTCCGCTCATCAACAAGCTCCAGGACGCATTCAGCTCCATCGGACAGACCTGCAACTTGGACCTGCCTCAGATAGCGGTCGTCGGCGGCCAGAGCGCAGGGAAGAGCTCGGTGTTGGAGAATTTCGTCGGGAG GGACTTTTTGCCCAGAGGATCTGGCATCGTCACCCGTCGTCCTCTCATCCTCCAGCTGGTTAACAATAAAGCAG AGTATGCAGAGTTCCTGCACTGTAAGGGACGCAAGTTTGTGGACTTTGATGAAGTCCGTCTGGAGATTGAAGCAGAGACTGACCGGCTCACCGGGTCCAACAAGGGAATCTCCCCCATCCCCATCAACCTCCGTGTCTATTCCCCtcatg tgCTGAACCTGACCCTGATCGACCTGCCCGGGATGACCAAAGTGGCCGTGGGAGACCAGCCCCATGACATCGAGCACCAGATCAGGGACATGCTGATGCAGTTCATCACCAAGGACAGCTGTTTGATCCTGGCTGTCACTCCAGCCAACACTGACCTGGCCAACTCTGATGCTCTGAAGATTGCTAAAGACGTGGACCCTCAGG GGCTGAGAACCATTGGTGTGATCACAAAGCTGGACCTGATGGACGAGGGGACGGATGCACGAGACATTCTGGAAAACAAACTACTGCCACTCCGCAGAG GCTACATCGGGGTGGTGAACCGCAGTCAAAAGGACATCGATGGAAAGAAAGACATCCGTGCTGCTTTGGCTGCTGAGAGGAAGTTCTTCCTGTCTCACCCTGGATACAGACACATTGCAGAACGCATGGGCACACCACATCTGCAGAAGACGCTCAATCAG caACTTACCAACCACATCCGTGACACGTTGCCAGGGTTACGCAATAAGCTGCAGAGCCAGCTGTTATCactggagaaggaggtggaggagtacAAAAACTTCCGCCCAGATGATCCCACACGCAAGACCAAGGCATTACTCCa GATGGTGCAGCAGTTTGGCGTGGACTTTGAGAAGTGCATCGAAGGGTCTGGAGATCAGGTGGACACCTCTAATTTGTCTGGTGGAGCGAAGATCAACCGAATCTTTCATGAGCGTTTTCCATTCGAGCTGGTGAAG ATGGAGTTTGACGAGAAGGAGCTGAGGAAAGAGATCAGTTACGCCATCAAGAACATCCACGGTGTCAG GACAGGCCTGTTCACCCCAGACATGGCGTTTGAGGCCATAGTGAAAAAGCAGATCATTAAGCTGAAAGATCCGTGTCTGAAATGTGTCGACCTCGTCGTCACCGAGCTTGTCACCCTGATCAGGAAGTGCACTGAAAAG ctGGGATCGTACCCTCGACTGAgagaagagacggagagaaTCGTCACCACctatgtcagagagagagacagcaagaccaaagaccag gtGCTGCTGTTGATTGACATTGAGCTGTCCTATATCAACACTAACCATGAGGACTTCATTGGATTTGCAAA TGCCCAGCAAAGGACTGCTGCTAATGCCACCAAGAAGAGAGTCATGCCCAATCAG GTGATCCGCAGAGGCTGGCTCACTATCAACATCAGTATCATGAAGGGAGGATCCAAGGACTACTGGTTTGTCCTGACTGCTGAGTCTCTCTCTTGGTACAAAGATGAAGAG gagaaagagaagaagtaCATGCTGCCTCTGGACAACCTGAAGCTGAGAGATGTTGAGAAGGGCTTCATGTCCAGCAAACATGTCTTTGCCATCTTTAATACTGAACAGAG gaaTGTGTATAAAGATCTGCGTCAAATTGAGCTGGCATGTGACACTCAGGAGGACGTCGACAGCTGGAAGGCTTCATTCCTCAGAGCTGGTGTTTACCCTGAGAAAGACCAG CCTGAGAGCGAAGATGCGATGAATTCTAGTGACACCGTGTCCATGGACCCGCAGCTGGAACGGCAGGTGGAGACCATCCGCAACCTTGTGGACTCATACATCGGCATCGTCAACAAGTCCATCAGAGACCTCATGCCCAAGACCATCATGCACCTCATGATCAACAGT GCGAAGGACTTCATCCACTCTGAGCTGCTGGCCTACTTATACTCTGCCGGCGACCAGGGCAGTATGATGGAGGAGTCCCCAGAGCAGGCTCAGAGGAGAGACGAGATGCTGAGGATGTATCATGCTCTGAAAGAGGCCTTGGTCCTCATAGGAGACATCAGCACCACCACTATTTCTACCCCAGTGCCTCCACCAGTAGACGACAACTGGATTGCCAAGGACCCAag tcccCCACCAGCATCCCGTGCTGCTTCAGCAACAGCGCCTCCTCCTAGCAGACCCCCAGCAGCGAGGGGGCCCACTCCTGGTCCTCCACCCCCTCTCAATCCTTCACCAGCATTTGGGGCACCGCCTGTGCCGTCTCGACCCGGCCCCGGCCAAACGGCCTACGCAGGCGATCCCAATTCTGTGCCTACTATCCCCTCCAGGCCGGCCCGTGTGCCTCCTGCGCTCCCACCAGGGATTCCTAG CAGAAGACCCCCGGCTGCTCCCAACCGACCTACTGTCATACGTCCTTCAGAGCCCTCCCTGCTTGactag
- the dnm2b gene encoding dynamin-2 isoform X1 — MGNRGMEDLIPLINKLQDAFSSIGQTCNLDLPQIAVVGGQSAGKSSVLENFVGRDFLPRGSGIVTRRPLILQLVNNKAEYAEFLHCKGRKFVDFDEVRLEIEAETDRLTGSNKGISPIPINLRVYSPHVLNLTLIDLPGMTKVAVGDQPHDIEHQIRDMLMQFITKDSCLILAVTPANTDLANSDALKIAKDVDPQGLRTIGVITKLDLMDEGTDARDILENKLLPLRRGYIGVVNRSQKDIDGKKDIRAALAAERKFFLSHPGYRHIAERMGTPHLQKTLNQQLTNHIRDTLPGLRNKLQSQLLSLEKEVEEYKNFRPDDPTRKTKALLQMVQQFGVDFEKCIEGSGDQVDTSNLSGGAKINRIFHERFPFELVKMEFDEKELRKEISYAIKNIHGVRTGLFTPDLAFEAIVKKQIIKLKEPCVKCIDLVIQELINTVRQCTNKLGSYPRLREETERIVTTYVRERDSKTKDQVLLLIDIELSYINTNHEDFIGFANAQQRTAANATKKRVMPNQVIRRGWLTINISIMKGGSKDYWFVLTAESLSWYKDEEEKEKKYMLPLDNLKLRDVEKGFMSSKHVFAIFNTEQRNVYKDLRQIELACDTQEDVDSWKASFLRAGVYPEKDQPESEDAMNSSDTVSMDPQLERQVETIRNLVDSYIGIVNKSIRDLMPKTIMHLMINSAKDFIHSELLAYLYSAGDQGSMMEESPEQAQRRDEMLRMYHALKEALVLIGDISTTTISTPVPPPVDDNWIAKDPSPPPASRAASATAPPPSRPPAARGPTPGPPPPLNPSPAFGAPPVPSRPGPGQTAYAGDPNSVPTIPSRPARVPPALPPGIPSRRPPAAPNRPTVIRPSEPSLLD, encoded by the exons ATGGGAAACCGGGGAATGGAAGACCTCATTCCGCTCATCAACAAGCTCCAGGACGCATTCAGCTCCATCGGACAGACCTGCAACTTGGACCTGCCTCAGATAGCGGTCGTCGGCGGCCAGAGCGCAGGGAAGAGCTCGGTGTTGGAGAATTTCGTCGGGAG GGACTTTTTGCCCAGAGGATCTGGCATCGTCACCCGTCGTCCTCTCATCCTCCAGCTGGTTAACAATAAAGCAG AGTATGCAGAGTTCCTGCACTGTAAGGGACGCAAGTTTGTGGACTTTGATGAAGTCCGTCTGGAGATTGAAGCAGAGACTGACCGGCTCACCGGGTCCAACAAGGGAATCTCCCCCATCCCCATCAACCTCCGTGTCTATTCCCCtcatg tgCTGAACCTGACCCTGATCGACCTGCCCGGGATGACCAAAGTGGCCGTGGGAGACCAGCCCCATGACATCGAGCACCAGATCAGGGACATGCTGATGCAGTTCATCACCAAGGACAGCTGTTTGATCCTGGCTGTCACTCCAGCCAACACTGACCTGGCCAACTCTGATGCTCTGAAGATTGCTAAAGACGTGGACCCTCAGG GGCTGAGAACCATTGGTGTGATCACAAAGCTGGACCTGATGGACGAGGGGACGGATGCACGAGACATTCTGGAAAACAAACTACTGCCACTCCGCAGAG GCTACATCGGGGTGGTGAACCGCAGTCAAAAGGACATCGATGGAAAGAAAGACATCCGTGCTGCTTTGGCTGCTGAGAGGAAGTTCTTCCTGTCTCACCCTGGATACAGACACATTGCAGAACGCATGGGCACACCACATCTGCAGAAGACGCTCAATCAG caACTTACCAACCACATCCGTGACACGTTGCCAGGGTTACGCAATAAGCTGCAGAGCCAGCTGTTATCactggagaaggaggtggaggagtacAAAAACTTCCGCCCAGATGATCCCACACGCAAGACCAAGGCATTACTCCa GATGGTGCAGCAGTTTGGCGTGGACTTTGAGAAGTGCATCGAAGGGTCTGGAGATCAGGTGGACACCTCTAATTTGTCTGGTGGAGCGAAGATCAACCGAATCTTTCATGAGCGTTTTCCATTCGAGCTGGTGAAG ATGGAGTTTGACGAGAAGGAGCTGAGGAAAGAGATCAGTTACGCCATCAAGAACATCCACGGTGTCAG GACAGGCCTGTTCACCCCAGACCTGGCATTTGAGGCCATAGTGAAAAAGCAGATCATTAAGCTGAAAGAGCCCTGTGTGAAATGCATCGACCTGGTCATCCAGGAGCTCATCAACACAGTCAGACAGTGCACTAATAAG ctGGGATCGTACCCTCGACTGAgagaagagacggagagaaTCGTCACCACctatgtcagagagagagacagcaagaccaaagaccag gtGCTGCTGTTGATTGACATTGAGCTGTCCTATATCAACACTAACCATGAGGACTTCATTGGATTTGCAAA TGCCCAGCAAAGGACTGCTGCTAATGCCACCAAGAAGAGAGTCATGCCCAATCAG GTGATCCGCAGAGGCTGGCTCACTATCAACATCAGTATCATGAAGGGAGGATCCAAGGACTACTGGTTTGTCCTGACTGCTGAGTCTCTCTCTTGGTACAAAGATGAAGAG gagaaagagaagaagtaCATGCTGCCTCTGGACAACCTGAAGCTGAGAGATGTTGAGAAGGGCTTCATGTCCAGCAAACATGTCTTTGCCATCTTTAATACTGAACAGAG gaaTGTGTATAAAGATCTGCGTCAAATTGAGCTGGCATGTGACACTCAGGAGGACGTCGACAGCTGGAAGGCTTCATTCCTCAGAGCTGGTGTTTACCCTGAGAAAGACCAG CCTGAGAGCGAAGATGCGATGAATTCTAGTGACACCGTGTCCATGGACCCGCAGCTGGAACGGCAGGTGGAGACCATCCGCAACCTTGTGGACTCATACATCGGCATCGTCAACAAGTCCATCAGAGACCTCATGCCCAAGACCATCATGCACCTCATGATCAACAGT GCGAAGGACTTCATCCACTCTGAGCTGCTGGCCTACTTATACTCTGCCGGCGACCAGGGCAGTATGATGGAGGAGTCCCCAGAGCAGGCTCAGAGGAGAGACGAGATGCTGAGGATGTATCATGCTCTGAAAGAGGCCTTGGTCCTCATAGGAGACATCAGCACCACCACTATTTCTACCCCAGTGCCTCCACCAGTAGACGACAACTGGATTGCCAAGGACCCAag tcccCCACCAGCATCCCGTGCTGCTTCAGCAACAGCGCCTCCTCCTAGCAGACCCCCAGCAGCGAGGGGGCCCACTCCTGGTCCTCCACCCCCTCTCAATCCTTCACCAGCATTTGGGGCACCGCCTGTGCCGTCTCGACCCGGCCCCGGCCAAACGGCCTACGCAGGCGATCCCAATTCTGTGCCTACTATCCCCTCCAGGCCGGCCCGTGTGCCTCCTGCGCTCCCACCAGGGATTCCTAG CAGAAGACCCCCGGCTGCTCCCAACCGACCTACTGTCATACGTCCTTCAGAGCCCTCCCTGCTTGactag
- the dnm2b gene encoding dynamin-2 isoform X5 — translation MGNRGMEDLIPLINKLQDAFSSIGQTCNLDLPQIAVVGGQSAGKSSVLENFVGRDFLPRGSGIVTRRPLILQLVNNKAEYAEFLHCKGRKFVDFDEVRLEIEAETDRLTGSNKGISPIPINLRVYSPHVLNLTLIDLPGMTKVAVGDQPHDIEHQIRDMLMQFITKDSCLILAVTPANTDLANSDALKIAKDVDPQGLRTIGVITKLDLMDEGTDARDILENKLLPLRRGYIGVVNRSQKDIDGKKDIRAALAAERKFFLSHPGYRHIAERMGTPHLQKTLNQQLTNHIRDTLPGLRNKLQSQLLSLEKEVEEYKNFRPDDPTRKTKALLQMVQQFGVDFEKCIEGSGDQVDTSNLSGGAKINRIFHERFPFELVKMEFDEKELRKEISYAIKNIHGVRTGLFTPDMAFEAIVKKQIIKLKDPCLKCVDLVVTELVTLIRKCTEKLGSYPRLREETERIVTTYVRERDSKTKDQVLLLIDIELSYINTNHEDFIGFANAQQRTAANATKKRVMPNQVIRRGWLTINISIMKGGSKDYWFVLTAESLSWYKDEEEKEKKYMLPLDNLKLRDVEKGFMSSKHVFAIFNTEQRNVYKDLRQIELACDTQEDVDSWKASFLRAGVYPEKDQPESEDAMNSSDTVSMDPQLERQVETIRNLVDSYIGIVNKSIRDLMPKTIMHLMINSAKDFIHSELLAYLYSAGDQGSMMEESPEQAQRRDEMLRMYHALKEALVLIGDISTTTISTPVPPPVDDNWIAKDPSPPPASRAASATAPPPSRPPAARGPTPGPPPPLNPSPAFGAPPVPSRPGPGQTAYAGDPNSVPTIPSRPARVPPALPPGIPRRPPAAPNRPTVIRPSEPSLLD, via the exons ATGGGAAACCGGGGAATGGAAGACCTCATTCCGCTCATCAACAAGCTCCAGGACGCATTCAGCTCCATCGGACAGACCTGCAACTTGGACCTGCCTCAGATAGCGGTCGTCGGCGGCCAGAGCGCAGGGAAGAGCTCGGTGTTGGAGAATTTCGTCGGGAG GGACTTTTTGCCCAGAGGATCTGGCATCGTCACCCGTCGTCCTCTCATCCTCCAGCTGGTTAACAATAAAGCAG AGTATGCAGAGTTCCTGCACTGTAAGGGACGCAAGTTTGTGGACTTTGATGAAGTCCGTCTGGAGATTGAAGCAGAGACTGACCGGCTCACCGGGTCCAACAAGGGAATCTCCCCCATCCCCATCAACCTCCGTGTCTATTCCCCtcatg tgCTGAACCTGACCCTGATCGACCTGCCCGGGATGACCAAAGTGGCCGTGGGAGACCAGCCCCATGACATCGAGCACCAGATCAGGGACATGCTGATGCAGTTCATCACCAAGGACAGCTGTTTGATCCTGGCTGTCACTCCAGCCAACACTGACCTGGCCAACTCTGATGCTCTGAAGATTGCTAAAGACGTGGACCCTCAGG GGCTGAGAACCATTGGTGTGATCACAAAGCTGGACCTGATGGACGAGGGGACGGATGCACGAGACATTCTGGAAAACAAACTACTGCCACTCCGCAGAG GCTACATCGGGGTGGTGAACCGCAGTCAAAAGGACATCGATGGAAAGAAAGACATCCGTGCTGCTTTGGCTGCTGAGAGGAAGTTCTTCCTGTCTCACCCTGGATACAGACACATTGCAGAACGCATGGGCACACCACATCTGCAGAAGACGCTCAATCAG caACTTACCAACCACATCCGTGACACGTTGCCAGGGTTACGCAATAAGCTGCAGAGCCAGCTGTTATCactggagaaggaggtggaggagtacAAAAACTTCCGCCCAGATGATCCCACACGCAAGACCAAGGCATTACTCCa GATGGTGCAGCAGTTTGGCGTGGACTTTGAGAAGTGCATCGAAGGGTCTGGAGATCAGGTGGACACCTCTAATTTGTCTGGTGGAGCGAAGATCAACCGAATCTTTCATGAGCGTTTTCCATTCGAGCTGGTGAAG ATGGAGTTTGACGAGAAGGAGCTGAGGAAAGAGATCAGTTACGCCATCAAGAACATCCACGGTGTCAG GACAGGCCTGTTCACCCCAGACATGGCGTTTGAGGCCATAGTGAAAAAGCAGATCATTAAGCTGAAAGATCCGTGTCTGAAATGTGTCGACCTCGTCGTCACCGAGCTTGTCACCCTGATCAGGAAGTGCACTGAAAAG ctGGGATCGTACCCTCGACTGAgagaagagacggagagaaTCGTCACCACctatgtcagagagagagacagcaagaccaaagaccag gtGCTGCTGTTGATTGACATTGAGCTGTCCTATATCAACACTAACCATGAGGACTTCATTGGATTTGCAAA TGCCCAGCAAAGGACTGCTGCTAATGCCACCAAGAAGAGAGTCATGCCCAATCAG GTGATCCGCAGAGGCTGGCTCACTATCAACATCAGTATCATGAAGGGAGGATCCAAGGACTACTGGTTTGTCCTGACTGCTGAGTCTCTCTCTTGGTACAAAGATGAAGAG gagaaagagaagaagtaCATGCTGCCTCTGGACAACCTGAAGCTGAGAGATGTTGAGAAGGGCTTCATGTCCAGCAAACATGTCTTTGCCATCTTTAATACTGAACAGAG gaaTGTGTATAAAGATCTGCGTCAAATTGAGCTGGCATGTGACACTCAGGAGGACGTCGACAGCTGGAAGGCTTCATTCCTCAGAGCTGGTGTTTACCCTGAGAAAGACCAG CCTGAGAGCGAAGATGCGATGAATTCTAGTGACACCGTGTCCATGGACCCGCAGCTGGAACGGCAGGTGGAGACCATCCGCAACCTTGTGGACTCATACATCGGCATCGTCAACAAGTCCATCAGAGACCTCATGCCCAAGACCATCATGCACCTCATGATCAACAGT GCGAAGGACTTCATCCACTCTGAGCTGCTGGCCTACTTATACTCTGCCGGCGACCAGGGCAGTATGATGGAGGAGTCCCCAGAGCAGGCTCAGAGGAGAGACGAGATGCTGAGGATGTATCATGCTCTGAAAGAGGCCTTGGTCCTCATAGGAGACATCAGCACCACCACTATTTCTACCCCAGTGCCTCCACCAGTAGACGACAACTGGATTGCCAAGGACCCAag tcccCCACCAGCATCCCGTGCTGCTTCAGCAACAGCGCCTCCTCCTAGCAGACCCCCAGCAGCGAGGGGGCCCACTCCTGGTCCTCCACCCCCTCTCAATCCTTCACCAGCATTTGGGGCACCGCCTGTGCCGTCTCGACCCGGCCCCGGCCAAACGGCCTACGCAGGCGATCCCAATTCTGTGCCTACTATCCCCTCCAGGCCGGCCCGTGTGCCTCCTGCGCTCCCACCAGGGATTCCTAG AAGACCCCCGGCTGCTCCCAACCGACCTACTGTCATACGTCCTTCAGAGCCCTCCCTGCTTGactag